In a single window of the Podarcis raffonei isolate rPodRaf1 chromosome 14, rPodRaf1.pri, whole genome shotgun sequence genome:
- the LOC128401324 gene encoding chemerin-like receptor 1 translates to MNTSLGMENSSSLTFRSNLTWWQENTTSSHTDRYLGLQKQMHLLSIVIYSIACLLGVTGNGLVIWIAGFKMKKTVNVVWFLNLAIADFVFTFFLPFSIAYTSLGFHWPFGKLLCKLNSTIAFLNMFASVFLLMIISMDRCALVVYPVWSRNYRTTKLAYGIALVTWVTAFIISSPYLIFRDTATNSRNVTSCFNNFALSDNYNTEETRRLWRMRHKAMIISRFLFGFLFPFTVILVCYSIVAVRMKRRRLTKSTKPFRIIIAVTVSFFLCYFPYHIFSLLEMSKGSANHELKMALFLGIPLASSLAFFNSCINPILYVFVGQKKFRQSVMVAFEGAFGEDFILSLSSKRKSRSISQAEIQVTSEVSR, encoded by the coding sequence ATGAATACTTCACTGGGAATGGAGAACAGTTCTTCGTTGACCTTCCGGTCTAATTTGACCTGGTGGCAGGAGAACACCACCTCTTCTCACACTGACCGCTATCTGGGCCTCCAAAAACAAATGCACCTCTTGTCCATAGTGATTTACAGCATTGCTTGTCTCCTCGGGGTGACCGGGAACGGCCTAGTGATCTGGATTGCAGGCTTCAAGATGAAGAAGACGGTGAACGTAGTCTGGTTTCTCAACCTGGCCATTGCGGATTTCGTCTTCACATTTTTTCTGCCCTTCAGCATCGCCTACACATCTCTGGGCTTCCACTGGCCTTTTGGGAAACTTCTGTGCAAGCTGAACAGCACCATTGCCTTCCTGAACATGTTTGCCAGTGTCTTCCTCTTGATGATCATTAGCATGGATCGGTGTGCTCTGGTTGTCTACCCAGTGTGGTCCAGAAACTACCGAACCACAAAGCTGGCATATGGCATCGCTCTGGTGACATGGGTCACAGCTTTCATCATCAGTTCTCCGTACCTCATTTTTCGAGACACCGCAACAAACTCCAGGAACGTCACCAGCTGCTTCAATAACTTTGCTTTGTCTGACAATTACAATACTGAGGAGACACGAAGGCTTTGGAGGATGAGGCACAAAGCTATGATCATATCCAGGTTCCTGTTTGGTTTCCTCTTTCCCTTCACCGTGATCCTGGTCTGCTACAGCATCGTGGCAGTCAGGATGAAACGGAGACGTCTAACCAagtccaccaaacctttcaggatcATCATAGCTGTGACAGTGTCGTTTTTCCTCTGTTATTTCCCGTATCACATCTTCTCCTTGCTCGAGATGTCCAAGGGTTCTGCAAATCATGAACTCAAGATGGCTTTGTTCTTGGGAATCCCTTTGGCCTCCAGTTTGGCGTTCTTCAACAGCTGCATCAACCCCATCCTTTATGTGTTTGTGGGGCAGAAGAAGTTCCGTCAGTCGGTAATGGTGGCCTTTGAGGGGGCTTTTGGAGAGGACTTTATCCTGTCTCTATCCAGCAAGAGAAAATCTAGATCCATCTCTCAGGCAGAGATTCAGGTGACTTCTGAAGTCAGTAGATGA